A section of the Chryseobacterium ginsenosidimutans genome encodes:
- a CDS encoding protein-disulfide reductase DsbD family protein, whose protein sequence is MKFRNWFLLILLFLATGINAQIKNPVKFKFTINELGNNQYEAVLNATMESGWHIYSKDIPEDTGIPTEYKVSGKNIELIGKFTETGKKHEEFSEAFGGKIIFYSNSAGFKQKFKLKDGAKPGDVVAEITYQTCDDRVCLAPNTLEFNQKVTPKGATEEIAAETTDETVKDSAKTAEVTVVAPANAKVTVTEKPELDPKQLKIPSIDFQKPLTDCGTAAVKDSENYWTYLFLGFIGGLIALLTPCVFPMIPLTVSFFTKGNKNKAKGKRDALIYGFFILMIFVLLSVPFHLIDGIAGNVFNEISTSIWLNIVFFIIFIFFAGSFFGYYDISLPSSIANKSSKAEEAGGIIGIFFMALTLVIVSFSCTGPILGSLLGGSLSGSSHIPTLLTLALTGFGLAWAIIFGLLALFPQALQSLPKSGGWMNTVKVVLGFIELALALKFLSKADLVSKTFLLKRELFIVIWIIIGIGLALYLFGIIRFPHDDKKPKISITRKVLGVLGIGFVIYMIQGLFPAERPKLQLLSGILPPLNVSYFHDEKDGILGMHPEHDFFKAIELAKKEDKPILIDFTGYGCENCRKMEEFVWSEPDILPILQNDIVLASLYVDDKEELPEDQKTKIDLGDGQVKKVKTIGDRWSLFQQVNFNNNSQPHYVLITPDGKVINSPVSGYMPKEDFKKFLECGVNFYKKNK, encoded by the coding sequence ATGAAATTTAGAAACTGGTTTTTATTAATTCTGCTGTTTTTAGCAACAGGAATTAATGCACAAATCAAAAATCCTGTAAAATTTAAATTTACAATCAACGAATTAGGCAACAATCAATACGAAGCTGTGTTGAATGCCACAATGGAAAGCGGTTGGCACATCTATTCCAAAGATATTCCGGAAGATACAGGAATTCCGACTGAATATAAAGTTTCGGGGAAAAATATCGAGCTGATTGGTAAATTCACGGAAACAGGTAAAAAACATGAAGAATTTTCTGAAGCTTTTGGTGGAAAGATTATTTTTTACTCTAATTCAGCCGGATTTAAGCAAAAATTTAAGTTAAAGGACGGAGCAAAACCAGGAGACGTTGTTGCTGAAATTACGTATCAAACCTGTGACGATAGGGTTTGCCTGGCTCCCAATACGTTGGAATTTAATCAAAAAGTTACGCCAAAAGGAGCAACAGAAGAAATTGCAGCCGAAACAACTGATGAAACAGTAAAAGATTCTGCAAAAACTGCGGAAGTTACAGTGGTAGCTCCTGCAAATGCTAAAGTTACTGTTACAGAAAAGCCTGAACTTGATCCTAAACAATTAAAAATACCATCTATTGATTTCCAAAAACCTTTGACAGATTGCGGTACAGCGGCTGTTAAAGACAGCGAAAATTACTGGACCTATTTATTCTTAGGATTTATCGGTGGATTGATTGCATTGTTGACTCCGTGCGTTTTTCCGATGATTCCTCTTACGGTTTCATTCTTTACAAAAGGCAATAAAAATAAGGCAAAAGGCAAAAGAGATGCATTGATTTACGGATTTTTCATCCTTATGATCTTTGTTTTATTAAGTGTTCCTTTTCATTTAATTGATGGGATTGCAGGAAATGTTTTTAATGAAATTTCTACCAGTATTTGGCTGAATATTGTATTCTTTATCATTTTTATTTTCTTTGCAGGAAGTTTCTTTGGATATTACGATATTTCGTTACCTAGTTCTATCGCAAACAAATCTTCAAAAGCAGAAGAAGCCGGCGGAATTATTGGCATTTTCTTTATGGCTTTAACATTGGTTATCGTATCTTTCTCTTGTACAGGTCCTATTTTGGGAAGTTTGTTAGGAGGATCACTATCTGGTTCATCTCATATTCCGACGCTTCTAACTTTAGCGTTAACAGGTTTCGGGTTGGCTTGGGCAATTATTTTCGGATTGCTGGCTCTATTCCCGCAGGCATTACAAAGTCTGCCAAAATCTGGTGGATGGATGAATACTGTAAAAGTTGTTTTAGGATTTATCGAACTAGCTTTAGCATTGAAATTCTTGTCAAAAGCAGATTTGGTTTCTAAAACTTTCTTATTAAAAAGAGAACTCTTCATTGTCATCTGGATTATTATCGGAATTGGTTTAGCTTTATATTTATTCGGAATAATAAGATTCCCACATGATGATAAAAAACCTAAAATTTCTATCACAAGAAAAGTATTGGGAGTATTGGGAATTGGATTTGTGATATATATGATTCAGGGATTATTTCCTGCAGAACGCCCGAAACTGCAATTATTAAGCGGAATTTTACCTCCGTTAAATGTAAGTTACTTCCATGATGAAAAAGACGGAATTCTGGGAATGCATCCTGAGCACGATTTCTTTAAAGCCATTGAATTAGCTAAAAAAGAAGACAAACCGATCTTAATTGACTTTACAGGTTACGGTTGCGAAAACTGTAGAAAAATGGAAGAATTCGTTTGGAGCGAACCGGATATTCTACCGATTCTTCAGAACGATATTGTGTTGGCTTCACTTTATGTTGACGACAAAGAAGAACTTCCAGAAGATCAGAAAACTAAAATTGATCTTGGTGA
- the tilS gene encoding tRNA lysidine(34) synthetase TilS — MLKKLHFKNQLENIVHSAENYTYLLAVSGGADSMVLAHIFKDLGIDFQIAHINYKLRGEDSDLDQKTVQDFCEKNYIKFHLYEVSQQDQKPENSIQLWARELRYTFFKQIQEKENLEFLVTAHHLNDQLETFLINLSKASGINGLSGIPSNDNKILRPLLHFTKEEIYEFAKENNIEYREDLSNKKSDYLRNKIRNEIVPKLLETNEHFLDNFKKSNSYLNQTKDFVRQQIQEIENRITIFNKYHKILSKEKLNQESDFVKFEVLKKYDFNQKEEISKIFKAENGSSFFSKDYQLIINRDELIFIHKNEEKETKEEILLMEKFDFSENQIIINLENIIEDIEGINKDIEWDFDAEKLHFPLQLRRQKDGDEFYPVGFSGKKKVSKFFRDEKLSILARQKIWILTDRENSVLGIVPFRQDRRNSKDENTKKILKIYNKSKNEI, encoded by the coding sequence ATGTTGAAAAAATTACACTTTAAAAATCAATTAGAAAATATTGTTCATTCTGCTGAGAACTACACCTATCTCTTGGCGGTGAGCGGCGGTGCAGATTCGATGGTTTTAGCCCATATTTTTAAGGATTTAGGAATTGATTTTCAAATTGCACATATCAATTATAAACTTCGTGGAGAAGATTCTGATCTGGATCAAAAAACAGTTCAGGATTTCTGTGAAAAGAATTATATTAAATTTCATTTATATGAAGTTTCTCAGCAAGATCAAAAGCCTGAAAATTCAATTCAACTTTGGGCAAGAGAATTAAGATATACTTTCTTTAAACAAATTCAGGAAAAGGAAAACCTAGAATTTTTGGTAACCGCTCATCATTTGAATGATCAACTGGAAACTTTTCTCATCAATCTTTCCAAAGCATCGGGAATTAATGGGTTAAGTGGAATTCCTTCGAATGATAATAAAATTTTAAGACCTCTTTTACATTTTACAAAAGAAGAAATCTACGAATTTGCAAAAGAAAACAATATTGAATACCGTGAAGATCTTTCCAATAAGAAAAGTGATTATTTAAGGAATAAAATCAGAAATGAAATTGTTCCGAAATTATTGGAAACGAATGAACATTTTTTAGACAATTTCAAAAAAAGCAATTCTTACTTAAATCAAACTAAAGATTTTGTTCGGCAACAGATTCAGGAAATAGAAAATCGGATTACGATATTTAACAAGTACCACAAAATCCTATCCAAAGAAAAACTGAATCAGGAAAGTGATTTTGTAAAATTCGAGGTATTAAAAAAGTATGATTTTAACCAAAAAGAGGAAATTTCAAAAATTTTTAAAGCTGAAAATGGAAGTTCTTTTTTTTCAAAAGACTATCAATTGATTATTAATCGTGATGAATTAATTTTTATCCATAAAAACGAAGAGAAGGAAACCAAAGAAGAAATTCTCCTGATGGAAAAATTTGACTTTTCCGAAAACCAAATCATAATTAATCTCGAAAATATTATTGAAGACATCGAAGGAATCAATAAAGACATAGAATGGGACTTTGATGCTGAAAAACTTCACTTTCCATTGCAATTGAGAAGGCAAAAAGATGGCGACGAATTTTATCCTGTCGGTTTTTCGGGTAAAAAGAAGGTTTCTAAGTTTTTTAGGGACGAAAAATTATCTATTTTAGCGAGGCAAAAAATCTGGATCCTTACTGACCGCGAAAATTCTGTACTCGGAATTGTTCCTTTCAGACAAGACAGAAGAAATTCTAAGGATGAGAATACAAAAAAGATTCTCAAAATTTATAATAAAAGTAAAAATGAAATTTAG
- a CDS encoding OmpA family protein — protein MKVFKILAVSAMALGMTSCISKKQYDALSSNYKQCIENVGERQREIQDLKSQNSALSSENNLLKSQHDALKSSLDACLSNTGKSSANIDKLVGEINSSNSYIKQLISSNAKNDSLNLALSNKLKRSLDNVADDDVQVKVLKGVVMISLSDKMLYKTGDFNILPAAQEVLGKVAKVINDYDKYSVLIEGNTDNAPLSSPNLPRDNWDLSALRGTAVAKILQTQFGVDPARITAGGRSEYNPKATNMSVSGRAENRRTEIIIMPKLDEFMKLMDITPKK, from the coding sequence ATGAAAGTTTTTAAAATTTTGGCAGTTTCTGCAATGGCGCTGGGAATGACTTCTTGTATCAGCAAAAAACAGTACGATGCTTTAAGTTCAAATTATAAGCAGTGTATTGAAAATGTAGGGGAAAGACAAAGAGAAATCCAGGATCTGAAATCTCAGAATTCTGCTTTGTCAAGTGAAAATAATTTACTGAAAAGTCAGCATGATGCTTTAAAATCTTCACTTGATGCTTGTTTGTCAAATACAGGAAAAAGCTCTGCAAATATTGATAAGTTGGTAGGAGAAATTAATTCTTCTAATTCTTATATCAAACAGTTAATTTCCAGCAATGCGAAAAACGACAGTTTGAATTTAGCGTTGTCTAACAAGTTAAAAAGATCTTTGGATAATGTTGCAGACGATGATGTTCAGGTGAAAGTATTGAAAGGTGTTGTAATGATCTCACTTTCAGATAAAATGTTGTATAAGACAGGCGACTTCAATATTCTTCCTGCAGCCCAGGAGGTATTAGGAAAAGTGGCTAAAGTGATCAACGATTACGATAAATATTCTGTATTAATCGAAGGTAACACGGATAACGCTCCTTTAAGCTCTCCAAATTTACCAAGAGACAACTGGGACCTTTCTGCTTTGAGAGGCACTGCAGTTGCTAAAATCTTACAGACCCAATTTGGTGTTGATCCGGCTAGAATTACGGCAGGTGGACGTTCTGAGTACAATCCTAAAGCAACAAATATGAGTGTTTCAGGAAGAGCTGAAAACAGAAGAACAGAAATCATCATTATGCCTAAGCTTGATGAATTCATGAAACTGATGGATATTACTCCAAAGAAATAA
- a CDS encoding O-methyltransferase produces the protein MSFFEETNPEMDRYLETHASSEPEILRKLRRETYQKTTQPHMISGYQQGRLLTIISQMLQPKNILEIGTFTGYATLCLTAGLAKDGKITTLDVNEDLAYLPKKYFAESEYSSQIDFKLQDAKEFLRETDEVYDLIFIDADKENYAEYFKLIKPKTKSGSVVMFDNVLWYGKVLEENPKQKSTQIIKELNDLIAKDNDFENLILPLRDGLNFLRRI, from the coding sequence ATGAGCTTTTTTGAAGAAACTAATCCTGAAATGGACAGGTATCTGGAAACGCATGCTTCCTCGGAACCTGAAATTCTGAGAAAATTGAGAAGGGAAACGTATCAGAAAACAACACAGCCACATATGATTTCCGGTTATCAGCAGGGAAGATTATTAACGATCATCTCTCAAATGTTACAGCCGAAAAATATTCTGGAAATAGGAACTTTTACAGGATATGCTACACTTTGCCTTACAGCGGGTTTAGCAAAAGACGGTAAAATAACAACGCTGGATGTAAATGAGGACTTAGCTTATCTACCGAAAAAATATTTTGCAGAAAGTGAATATTCAAGCCAGATTGATTTTAAACTTCAGGATGCTAAAGAGTTTTTAAGAGAAACTGATGAAGTCTATGATCTGATTTTTATTGATGCGGATAAGGAAAACTATGCTGAATATTTTAAATTAATAAAGCCAAAAACAAAATCAGGATCTGTTGTTATGTTTGATAACGTTCTTTGGTACGGAAAAGTATTGGAGGAAAATCCAAAACAAAAATCTACTCAGATTATCAAGGAACTAAATGATTTGATCGCAAAAGATAATGATTTTGAAAATCTTATTTTACCTTTGCGGGACGGACTGAATTTTCTGAGAAGGATATAA